GGGCGATGGGCCGGAGAGCTTTATCTCCCTTTCGGAGTTATCCCGGGCGGCAAGCCCTTCGGCCACGAACGCCAGAAGCTCCCCCTGCCCGCACACGAAGGAAATGGGGGCGCCTTCAACTTTTGCGCCGGTTATGTTGAGCATTTGGCGGGCCTTGCGGTTCAGCTTAAGCACCTCGCCAGCGCCGTCTATGGCCAGTATCCCCTCTTTCATGCAAGAGAGGATGGCTTCGCTCCGCTGGATCTCCGCCTCCAGCTCTTTTTGCACACGCCACAGGTCCGCGCCGAATGTGTCGTCCATTCCCATCGTTACATGTCGAACCGGTAGCCGACGCCGCGAACGGTGAGTATCCTCGGCCCCAGCGATTTTAGTTTTTTCCTGATGGATGTCATGTGCACGTCCACGGAGCGGTCGGTAACGGTGATCTCCCCGCCGCGGATTTCGGATACTATCTGCTGTCTGGTCAGCACCCCGCCCCTTCTCTTAAGAAGCAGTTCCATGATGGCGAACTCCGAGAATGTAAGATCCATCTTCTCGCCGAAAATGAAAGCCTCATGCCGCTCCTTGTCCAGGGTGATCCCCTCAACCTCTATCTTCTCGCCGGTGAGGGGTGAGCGGCGTCTGCGCAGGGCCGCCTCCACCCGCGCCACAAGCACGTTCACGCTGAAAGGTTTTGTGATGTAATCGTCCGCGCCGAGGGTTAGCCCCTTCACCACGTCTTCTTCCTCGCCCTTGGCCGAAACCATCACTATGGGCGTTTCGGCGGTCTTTTTCTCGGAACGGAGTCTTTTTAATGTCTCAAACCCGCTCAGGCCCGGAAGAAGGATGTCCAGCAGTATCACCGCGGGCAGGCTGTTGATGGCCTTGTTGAGCGCCTCCTCGCCGGTGGAAGCGGTGATTACGTTGTAGCCGGCCTTTTCAAGATTGTAAGAGAGAAGAACCTGGATGTCCTCCTCATCGTCCACCACCAATATTGTTTCCATGCCTCTTTCGTCCTCTTATCCCTTGGCTTATACTACAAGATTAAATATCTTGGGCGCGTTAAGATTTTATTAAGAGGCATGGCCGGATGGCCTGAGGGAAAATCGAATTAACGCTCTTCTAACAAATTGCGGCGATGGATTCTGTTAACGTTTGTTCATTGGCAACAGACCAACAACAAGGAGAATAGCGTGATGACTTTTATTTCCAAGGTGACAGTAGCCATGGGCGCGGCCATTGCATTGGCCGCATCGGTTCCGGCGCAAGCCGGTGGCCCGGTTAAGGTAGATTCGAAAATAGCGGCGTACAAAAAAACCGGCGGCGTAAGCGGTAACATTTCCAGTATCGGTTCCGACACCCTGAACAACCTTATGACACTATGGGCGGAAGGGTTCAACAAAGCCTACCCCAACACCAAAATACAGATAGAGGGCAAAGGCTCTTCCACCGCCCCCCCAGCCCTCATTTCCGGCACAGCCCAGCTTGGGCCCATGAGCCGGGGCATGAAGGATACCGAAGTGGACGCTTTTGAGAAAAAGTTCGGCTACAAACCTACCCAGATAAAAGTGGCGGTGGACGCGCTGGCGGTGTTTGTCAGCAAGGACAACCCTTTAAAGTCCATGACTATGGAGCAGGTGGACGCGGTGTTCTCCAAGTCTCGCAGAAGGGGTTATAAGGAAGACATCACCACTTGGGGCCAGCTGGGTCTCGCCGGAGCCTGGGCCGCCAAGCCCATCAGCCTTTATGGCCGTAACTCCGCCTCGGGCACCTATGGGTTCTTCAAAGAGCATTCCATGAAAAACGGGGACTACAGGGATACCGTTAAAGAACAGCCCGGTTCCGCCTCTGTGGTGCAGAGCGTGGCTGTTGACCGGGCCGCCATGGGTTACAGCGGCATAGGCTACGCCACGCCGGACGTGCGCGCCGTGGCCTTGGCCGATAAAGAAGGCGCCAAGGCTTATGACGCCACCGCCGACAACGCCTATTCCGGCGAGTACCCCCTTTCCCGTTTCCTGTACGTCTATGTGAACAAGGCTCCCGGCAAGGCTCTCGATCCGCTTACCGCGGAGTTCGTGAAGTTCGTGCTGTCCAAGGAAGGCCAGGAGGTTGTTGTGAAAGACGGTTACTTCCCGATACCGTCCAAGGTGGTTTCCGAAGAGCTTAAAAAGCTCAACTAACCGGACGGTTATTACTTGGCCCCAAAAAGAGCCGGGTGGAAAGGTAAAACTTTCCACCCGGCTCTTTCATTTGGCTGGTTTTGAGGGACGTTCAACCGTTCACAAAAACTTTCATCTCCCTGGGGGTCACATAAACGTCGGATTCTTTCTTCAATCCCAGTTCCCGGAACTTCTCGTGCGTCAGTTCCACGTTCACAGCTTCGCCCCATTCACTAACCAGGTCCAGCTTCACCACGGGCCCGGCGGGATTTATGTGTTTCACCCGCGCCCTGAAGCTTTCCGGCGAGCCTGCGGAATGATGCAGGTCGAACATGTGGGGCCGCACATACACCATGGCGCTGGCGCCAGCTCCGGCTACGCTTTCCGGCGCGCCGCCACTTAGCACGGTTCCTTCTTCCGTCACGCGGCCATGGAACAGGTTCACGTTTCCCATGAAGTTGAACACAAAGGGTGTGGCGGGGTGATGGTACACCTCGTCCGGCGTCCCCTCCTGCTCGATCTTCCCGCCGTTCATTATCACCACCCGGTCGGCCACTTCCAGCGCTTCCTCCTGGTCGTGGGTCACGAAAACGCTGGTCATGCCCATATCGTCGTGGAGCCTTTTCAGCCACCGGCGCAACTCCTTGCGCACCTTGGCGTCCAGCGCGCCGAAAGGCTCGTCCAGCAATAGCACTTTGGGCTCTATGGCAAGGGCGCGGGCCAGCGCCACCCTTTGCCTTTGCCCGCCGGAGAGTTGGGAGGGGTACCTGTCCCCAGCCCATTCCAGTTGCACCAGCTTTAATAGCTCACGGCTTTTTTCAGCGATGGCTTTTTTGGAAAGCCGCTGGCTCCTGGGCCGCACAGAAAGCCCGAATCCCACATTCTCGGCCACGGTCATGTGGCGGAAAAGCGCGTAATGCTGGAATACGAAACCAACGCCACGCTCCTGGGCCTTGCGCCGGGTCATGTCTTCCCCGTAAAACAGCACCTCGCCCTCGTCCGCCCCTTCAAGCCCCGCCAGTATGCGGAGCAGGGTGGTCTTGCCGGAGCCCGACGGCCCCAGCAGGGCCAGAAATTCGCCAGACTCCACCCGCAGGCTCACATTTTGCAATATGCTGAACTTGCCGAAACTTTTACTTACGTTCTTTAACTCTATGCCCATTGTTCAACCACGCTATGTTCGTTTAAAAATCCTTGGCCGCCACCGCCATGTCCACGGAAGCGCGTTTTCCTTTTTCCGCCAGCGTCTTTAAAATAAGGGTAACTATGGCCAGGGCCGCCAGCGCCGAGGCCACGGCGAAAGCCGCCGCGAAATTGTATTCGTTGTAGAGTATCTCCACATGAAGCGGCATGGTGTTGGTAAGCCCCCTTATGTGGCCAGACACCACCGACACCGCGCCGAACTCCCCCATGGCCCTGGCGTTCAGCAGGATTACGCCGTATATCAGACCCCATTTGATGTTGGGGATGGTAACCCGCCAGAACGTTTTAAGGCCGGAAGCGCCCAGCGTGATGGCCGCCTCCTCTTCTTCGGAGCCTTGAGTCTCCATCAGCGGTATCAACTCCCGGGCCACGAATGGGAACGTAACGAAAGTTGTGGCCAGCGCGATGCCCGCCGGGGCGAAAAGTATTTTTATCCCATGTTCCAGCATATACTCCCCGAACCAGCCTTGCGCGCCGAAAATAAGCACGAATATCAGGCCAGAGATAACCGGAGACACCGAAAACGGGATGTCTATAAGGGTTATCAGCAGACTCTTTCCCTTAAAGTCGAACTTGGTTATGGCCCAGGCCGCCGCCACGCCAAACGCCGTGTTCAACGGCAACACTATAGCCACGGTGAGAAGTGTGAGACGCACCGAGGCCAGGGTGTCGCTGTCTATGATGGCGCTCAAATAAGCGTCAAAACCTTTGCTGAGCGCTTCAACGAAAACCGTCACCAGCGGCGCCACAAGGAACACCGCCATGAACAGCAACGCCACCCCGATAAGCGCCCAGCGGACGAACCACGGCTCACCCACCGTGGCGGTGTTTACGGATTTAAACGCCATAGCCAATAACCCGAATCATGATCAATGCCCCGCCGAAAACCTTCTTCCGGAAAACCATTGGATAAAATTGATCCCCAGCAACATCAGGAACGCGGCCACCAGCATCACCGAAGCGTAAGCCGTGGCCCCGCCGTAATCGTACTGTTCCAGCTTTATGACGATAAGAAGCGGAGCTATCTCCGAGACCATCGGCATGTTGCCCGCTATGAATATCACAGAGCCGTACTCGCCTATGCCCCTGGCGAAAGCCAGGGCGAAACCCGTTAATAGCGCCGGTGCGATTTCCGGAAATATCACTTTGGTGAATGTTGTCCATCTCGTGGCGCCAAGACAGGCGGCGGCCTCTTCTGCCTCCCGCTCCAGATCCTCTATCACCGGCTGGACTGTCCGCACCACGAAGGGCAAACCGATAAACACCAGCGCCACCACTATGCCCACAGGGGTGAACGCCACCTTAAGCCCCAAAGGCTCCAAGAACCGCCCGAACCAGCCGTCTCCTGTGTATAGGGTGGTTAACGCTATGCCCGCCACCGCCGTGGGGAGGGCGAAGGGCAGGTCCACCATTGCGTCCAGCGCCTTCTTTCCCGGGAATTTATAACGCGCCATGACCCAGGCCACGATAACACCGAAAACGGCGTTTATCACCGCCGCGGCGAAGGCGGCCCCGAAGCTAAGCTTGTACGCCGCCAGGCCGCGCGGGTCGGTAATGGTGTTGTAATACCCTTCCCACCCGATGCTGGCGGATTTTATGAACAGCGCCGACACCGGGATTAGCACGATAAGGCCCAGGTAAAACAGGGTGAACCCCATGGACATGGAGAACCCAGGCAAGGGCGACCTGTTAAACGCGCGCGGAGCCATTGGTTTTACCGGCCCTTAAGGAAAATCTGGTCGAACAGCGCGCCGTCGGCGAAAAATTTCTTGTGCGCCTTGGCCCAATCACCAGCCACATCGTTTACGGTGAGAAGCTTTAAATCGGCGAATTTCACCGCCGCCCCTTTCAACGCGTCTTTGGAGATTGGCCTGTAATAATGCCGGGCCGCTATAGCCTGGCCCTCGGGGGAATACAGATATTCCAGATAGGCGCTGGCCACCTCCCTGGTTTTGTGGCGCTCCACAACTTTATCCACCACCGCCACTGGAGGCTCGGCGAGGATGGATACCGATGGAGTGACTATATCAAAACTGTCTTTTCCAGATTCTTTCACGGCCAGGTATGCCTCATTTTCCCAGGCCAGCAACACGTCGCCAATGGAGCGTTTGACGAAAGTGGTGGTTGCCCCCCGGGCGCCCGAATCCAGCACCGGGGCGTTTTTGTAAAGCCGGGAGAGGAAATCCCGCGCCTTCGTTTCATCTTGGCCAAATTTGGTCAGCCCGTAACCCCAGGCGGCCAGGTAATTCCATCGGGCGCCGCCGGAGGTTTTTGGATTGGGCGTTATTACTGAAACACCGGGTTTTACAAGATCGTCCCAATCTTTTATTTTTTTTGGATTGCCCTTACGCACCAGGAAGACGATGGTTGAAGTGTATGGAGAGCTGTTGTGGCCCAGCTTTTTTTGCCAGTCTGGCGCCAGCAGTTTTCCTTTTGCGGCTATTTCGTCTATGTCGTAGGCTAGGGCCAGTGTCACCACGTCCGCCTCCAGCCCGTCTATCAAGGCGCGGGCCTGTTTGCCGGAGCCCCCATGGGATTGCCGGACGGTAACACTCTGCCCGGTTTTTTTCTTCCAGTACGCTCCGAACGCTTTGTTATAGTCTTCGTATAGCTCCCGGGTAGGATCGTAAGAAACGTTTAGAATCTCCACCGGTTTTACTTGGGCGAAGGCGGGAGT
This DNA window, taken from Nitrospinota bacterium, encodes the following:
- a CDS encoding response regulator transcription factor, which encodes METILVVDDEEDIQVLLSYNLEKAGYNVITASTGEEALNKAINSLPAVILLDILLPGLSGFETLKRLRSEKKTAETPIVMVSAKGEEEDVVKGLTLGADDYITKPFSVNVLVARVEAALRRRRSPLTGEKIEVEGITLDKERHEAFIFGEKMDLTFSEFAIMELLLKRRGGVLTRQQIVSEIRGGEITVTDRSVDVHMTSIRKKLKSLGPRILTVRGVGYRFDM
- a CDS encoding sulfate ABC transporter substrate-binding protein, giving the protein MNKNIIFKLKTLVAGLAILTLAAGYTPAFAQVKPVEILNVSYDPTRELYEDYNKAFGAYWKKKTGQSVTVRQSHGGSGKQARALIDGLEADVVTLALAYDIDEIAAKGKLLAPDWQKKLGHNSSPYTSTIVFLVRKGNPKKIKDWDDLVKPGVSVITPNPKTSGGARWNYLAAWGYGLTKFGQDETKARDFLSRLYKNAPVLDSGARGATTTFVKRSIGDVLLAWENEAYLAVKESGKDSFDIVTPSVSILAEPPVAVVDKVVERHKTREVASAYLEYLYSPEGQAIAARHYYRPISKDALKGAAVKFADLKLLTVNDVAGDWAKAHKKFFADGALFDQIFLKGR
- a CDS encoding phosphate ABC transporter substrate-binding protein; translated protein: MGAAIALAASVPAQAGGPVKVDSKIAAYKKTGGVSGNISSIGSDTLNNLMTLWAEGFNKAYPNTKIQIEGKGSSTAPPALISGTAQLGPMSRGMKDTEVDAFEKKFGYKPTQIKVAVDALAVFVSKDNPLKSMTMEQVDAVFSKSRRRGYKEDITTWGQLGLAGAWAAKPISLYGRNSASGTYGFFKEHSMKNGDYRDTVKEQPGSASVVQSVAVDRAAMGYSGIGYATPDVRAVALADKEGAKAYDATADNAYSGEYPLSRFLYVYVNKAPGKALDPLTAEFVKFVLSKEGQEVVVKDGYFPIPSKVVSEELKKLN
- the cysW gene encoding sulfate ABC transporter permease subunit CysW, whose product is MAFKSVNTATVGEPWFVRWALIGVALLFMAVFLVAPLVTVFVEALSKGFDAYLSAIIDSDTLASVRLTLLTVAIVLPLNTAFGVAAAWAITKFDFKGKSLLITLIDIPFSVSPVISGLIFVLIFGAQGWFGEYMLEHGIKILFAPAGIALATTFVTFPFVARELIPLMETQGSEEEEAAITLGASGLKTFWRVTIPNIKWGLIYGVILLNARAMGEFGAVSVVSGHIRGLTNTMPLHVEILYNEYNFAAAFAVASALAALAIVTLILKTLAEKGKRASVDMAVAAKDF
- the cysT gene encoding sulfate ABC transporter permease subunit CysT — encoded protein: MAPRAFNRSPLPGFSMSMGFTLFYLGLIVLIPVSALFIKSASIGWEGYYNTITDPRGLAAYKLSFGAAFAAAVINAVFGVIVAWVMARYKFPGKKALDAMVDLPFALPTAVAGIALTTLYTGDGWFGRFLEPLGLKVAFTPVGIVVALVFIGLPFVVRTVQPVIEDLEREAEEAAACLGATRWTTFTKVIFPEIAPALLTGFALAFARGIGEYGSVIFIAGNMPMVSEIAPLLIVIKLEQYDYGGATAYASVMLVAAFLMLLGINFIQWFSGRRFSAGH
- a CDS encoding sulfate ABC transporter ATP-binding protein, with translation MGIELKNVSKSFGKFSILQNVSLRVESGEFLALLGPSGSGKTTLLRILAGLEGADEGEVLFYGEDMTRRKAQERGVGFVFQHYALFRHMTVAENVGFGLSVRPRSQRLSKKAIAEKSRELLKLVQLEWAGDRYPSQLSGGQRQRVALARALAIEPKVLLLDEPFGALDAKVRKELRRWLKRLHDDMGMTSVFVTHDQEEALEVADRVVIMNGGKIEQEGTPDEVYHHPATPFVFNFMGNVNLFHGRVTEEGTVLSGGAPESVAGAGASAMVYVRPHMFDLHHSAGSPESFRARVKHINPAGPVVKLDLVSEWGEAVNVELTHEKFRELGLKKESDVYVTPREMKVFVNG